The Pirellulales bacterium genome includes a window with the following:
- a CDS encoding c-type cytochrome, giving the protein SVFVDELRYPTSVAAWGRGVLICAAPDILYAEDTDGDDVADRREVLFTGFSTGNPQHQMNGLQRGLDGWFYCANGHSEGEVRSTKTGQTVEVSGRDFRIDPATGSIETEIGSTQFIRSRDDWGNWFGNNNIDPLWHYVLEERYLRRNPHVPYPDARNPVPDEPGSAPVYARSRTLERFNDLHTADHFTSACSTILYRDELLGAAWASSSFVSEPVHNLVHREVVRDDGLSLASRRAADEATSEFLASTDSFFRPTMVNTGPDGALWVADMYRLVIEHPEWIPAEAQARYDLRSGSDRGRIYRLYPVGSRPRPIVRLSELSPVELVTALDSPNGPQRDLAAQLLVERADEAMREPLRKLATGAKRPQVRVQALYVLDRLGALDAGVLATALVDDHPEVRRNALRLAEPQLARLSPTGGSVDALGAAVLGRCDDANPKVRLQLACTLGAWPHAEAGRALARLAMRDQDHPWLLAAVASSAPLVIDSLVEALAYEAEKSPPPPQLVTDLLATATALDRTDVLGRLLAVIVRRSDAGYETWQLEALAGLLEALDRRKLAVDQFVASHAQSLPGLARDLPQALDDARATAAAESAPLEQRLAAIRLLSHALEGPSNAVGVLTSLLGAQQPAQLQAAAVEALTESRGGEVPRALFAAWRSYSPPVRSAILDAMLRRAQWVDACLDALEQGTLAVTELDAFRRQRLLENTRAAVRERAGKLLAAQSQPRRAIVEQYRPALELVGNADAGREVFRNRCAVCHKFEGYGQLVGPDLSALVDKSSEALLTAILDPNRAVESRFVNYTAVTADGLTLTGLLAAETDGSITLLAQEGKEHVVLRTQLEALESAGKSLMPEGLEKDIAPQAMADLLAYLRAVVPAPKQFEGNAPALVEVDALRGELFCLANNAEIYGQTLVFEPSGNLGYWSSSDDRAIWTLNVQRAARYAVMLEWACDNGVAGNEFLIEVEGQRLAGKVEGTGSWSDYTRQTVGELRLTPGQHRLGMRASGTIQGALFDLKSITLRPVGK; this is encoded by the coding sequence AGCGTGTTTGTCGACGAGCTTCGCTACCCGACGAGCGTGGCGGCTTGGGGACGCGGTGTCTTGATCTGCGCCGCACCCGACATTCTGTACGCCGAAGATACCGACGGCGACGACGTGGCCGACCGGCGCGAAGTGCTCTTCACTGGTTTCAGCACCGGGAATCCGCAGCACCAGATGAACGGGCTGCAGCGCGGGCTCGACGGATGGTTTTACTGCGCCAACGGCCACAGCGAAGGCGAGGTGCGATCGACCAAGACGGGGCAAACGGTCGAAGTCAGCGGTCGCGACTTCCGCATCGATCCGGCCACGGGCAGCATCGAGACCGAAATCGGCTCGACGCAATTCATTCGCAGCCGCGACGATTGGGGAAATTGGTTCGGCAACAACAACATCGATCCCCTTTGGCATTACGTGCTCGAAGAGCGCTATTTGCGCCGCAATCCGCACGTGCCATATCCCGACGCGCGTAATCCCGTGCCCGACGAACCGGGGTCCGCGCCCGTTTACGCTCGCAGCCGTACGCTCGAGCGCTTCAACGATCTGCACACGGCCGACCATTTCACTTCGGCGTGCAGCACGATTCTGTACCGCGACGAGCTGCTCGGCGCCGCATGGGCGAGCAGCTCGTTCGTGAGCGAACCAGTGCACAATCTCGTGCATCGCGAAGTGGTGCGCGACGACGGGCTTTCGCTGGCCAGTCGCCGAGCGGCCGACGAAGCGACGAGCGAGTTTCTCGCGTCGACCGACAGTTTCTTCCGCCCCACGATGGTCAATACGGGGCCCGATGGTGCACTGTGGGTGGCCGATATGTACCGGTTGGTGATTGAGCATCCCGAGTGGATTCCCGCCGAGGCGCAGGCCCGGTACGATTTGCGCTCCGGCAGCGACCGCGGGCGGATCTATCGCCTGTACCCGGTCGGTTCGCGGCCGCGTCCGATCGTGCGGCTGTCCGAGCTGTCGCCGGTCGAACTCGTCACGGCACTCGATTCGCCCAACGGACCACAGCGCGACCTGGCCGCGCAGCTCCTGGTCGAACGCGCCGACGAGGCAATGCGGGAACCCCTGCGCAAGCTGGCCACCGGCGCGAAGCGCCCGCAGGTGAGGGTTCAGGCTTTGTATGTGCTCGACCGGCTCGGCGCTCTGGATGCGGGCGTGCTCGCCACGGCACTGGTCGACGATCATCCCGAGGTTCGGCGCAATGCCTTGCGTCTGGCCGAACCGCAATTGGCCCGCCTTTCGCCCACTGGCGGCAGCGTGGACGCCCTGGGCGCCGCGGTGCTCGGCCGATGCGATGACGCCAATCCCAAGGTCCGGCTGCAGTTGGCATGCACGCTGGGCGCCTGGCCTCACGCCGAGGCCGGGCGGGCGCTGGCGCGGCTGGCCATGCGCGACCAGGACCACCCTTGGCTGCTGGCGGCGGTCGCATCGTCGGCGCCGTTGGTGATCGACTCGCTCGTCGAGGCGTTAGCGTACGAGGCGGAAAAATCGCCTCCTCCGCCGCAACTCGTCACCGATCTGCTCGCCACGGCCACGGCCTTGGACCGCACCGACGTGTTGGGACGCCTGCTTGCCGTGATCGTGCGTCGTAGCGACGCGGGATACGAGACCTGGCAGTTGGAAGCGCTGGCCGGGCTGCTCGAGGCACTCGACCGCCGCAAACTTGCCGTCGATCAATTCGTGGCCTCACATGCGCAGTCGCTGCCCGGCCTCGCGCGAGACCTGCCCCAAGCACTCGACGATGCCCGCGCGACGGCGGCTGCCGAGAGCGCACCGCTCGAGCAGCGCCTGGCGGCCATCCGGCTACTGTCTCATGCGCTCGAGGGGCCGTCGAATGCGGTCGGTGTCTTGACGTCGTTGCTCGGCGCTCAGCAGCCTGCCCAATTGCAAGCCGCAGCGGTCGAGGCCCTGACCGAGTCGCGCGGTGGCGAAGTGCCGCGAGCATTGTTCGCTGCCTGGCGCTCGTACTCGCCGCCGGTGCGTTCGGCCATACTCGACGCGATGCTGCGCCGGGCCCAATGGGTCGACGCTTGCCTCGACGCCCTCGAACAAGGCACGCTGGCGGTGACTGAGCTCGACGCATTCCGGCGGCAGCGACTGTTGGAAAACACCCGGGCGGCCGTGCGCGAACGGGCCGGCAAATTGCTGGCCGCGCAGTCGCAGCCTCGGCGCGCCATCGTCGAGCAATACCGCCCTGCCTTGGAGTTGGTGGGCAACGCCGATGCGGGCCGCGAAGTCTTCCGCAACCGCTGTGCCGTGTGCCACAAGTTCGAGGGCTACGGTCAACTGGTCGGGCCCGACCTGAGCGCCTTGGTCGATAAATCGTCCGAAGCGCTGCTCACGGCGATTCTCGACCCCAACCGCGCAGTCGAATCGCGGTTCGTCAATTACACCGCCGTGACCGCCGACGGCCTGACATTGACCGGTCTGCTGGCGGCCGAGACCGACGGCTCGATTACGCTCCTGGCCCAGGAAGGCAAAGAGCACGTCGTGCTGCGGACACAGCTCGAGGCGTTGGAGAGCGCCGGCAAATCGTTGATGCCCGAAGGCTTGGAAAAGGACATCGCCCCGCAAGCGATGGCTGACTTGCTCGCCTACCTGCGCGCCGTGGTGCCTGCGCCCAAGCAGTTCGAGGGCAACGCGCCGGCCTTGGTCGAGGTCGACGCTTTGCGAGGCGAGCTGTTCTGCCTGGCGAATAATGCCGAGATTTACGGCCAGACGCTCGTGTTCGAGCCCAGCGGCAACTTGGGATATTGGAGCAGCAGCGACGACCGGGCCATTTGGACCCTGAACGTCCAGCGCGCCGCGCGCTACGCGGTGATGCTCGAATGGGCCTGCGACAACGGCGTCGCCGGAAATGAGTTTCTGATCGAAGTCGAGGGCCAGCGGCTCGCGGGCAAGGTCGAAGGCACGGGCTCCTGGAGCGACTACACGCGCCAGACGGTGGGCGAGTTGCGGCTGACGCCCGGCCAGCATCGCCTGGGCATGCGCGCCAGCGGCACGATCCAAGGGGCTCTGTTCGACCTCAAGTCGATCACGCTACGTCCCGTAGGAAAGTGA
- a CDS encoding MFS transporter — protein sequence MTDAAAEGAQQDEASAAGESTAGGARSLPRAVKLLGWASFANDVATEAVFPLLPLFVTEVLGGGKKQLGLIEGVADSTASLLKLASGAWSDRLQQRKGLIVVGYVLAAAVRPLLGLAQAPWHVLAVRGVDRVGKGLRTAPRDALIADVTPPEQRGAAFGYHRAMDHLGAALGPLLATAFLWFRPQDLRTLFLLTALPGLAVVAIVVFGLREPARHVIATPPEAATRGPLTRNFLAYLAILCLFTLGNSSDAFLLVRASELGVTAGWLPGLWLTFSLLKGVGNLGMGPAVQRIGPRRLIRVGWVCYALVYGGFALATQWWHAWLLFAAYAIFYALTEPAEKTLVANLVAAQQRGQAFGWFNFSLGVAALPASLLFGWLYDEYGAAGAFGFGAGVAIFAAVLLGLVHESRGDA from the coding sequence ATGACCGACGCCGCCGCAGAAGGTGCTCAACAGGACGAGGCGAGCGCCGCCGGCGAATCGACCGCAGGCGGCGCTCGATCGCTGCCCCGGGCGGTCAAGCTGCTGGGCTGGGCGAGCTTTGCCAACGACGTGGCGACCGAAGCGGTGTTTCCCTTGCTGCCGCTGTTCGTGACCGAGGTTCTCGGCGGCGGCAAGAAACAACTCGGCCTGATCGAAGGCGTCGCCGATAGTACGGCCAGCCTGCTCAAGCTGGCCAGCGGCGCATGGTCCGATCGGCTGCAACAACGCAAGGGGCTGATCGTCGTGGGCTATGTGCTGGCCGCGGCCGTGCGCCCGCTGCTTGGTCTGGCCCAGGCGCCTTGGCACGTGCTGGCTGTTCGCGGTGTCGACCGGGTCGGCAAGGGCCTGCGCACGGCGCCGCGCGACGCGCTGATCGCCGACGTCACGCCCCCCGAACAACGCGGCGCGGCGTTTGGCTATCACCGGGCCATGGATCATCTTGGCGCGGCGCTCGGGCCGCTCTTGGCGACCGCCTTTCTCTGGTTCCGGCCGCAAGACTTGCGCACGCTGTTCTTGCTCACGGCGCTGCCGGGGCTGGCCGTGGTGGCGATCGTGGTTTTCGGCCTGCGAGAACCGGCGCGACACGTGATCGCGACGCCGCCCGAGGCCGCGACGCGCGGGCCGCTGACGCGCAATTTTCTCGCGTACCTCGCCATCTTGTGCCTGTTCACGCTGGGCAACTCGAGCGATGCGTTTCTCCTGGTCCGGGCCAGCGAACTCGGCGTGACCGCAGGCTGGCTGCCGGGGCTCTGGCTCACCTTCAGCCTGCTCAAGGGCGTCGGCAATTTGGGCATGGGGCCCGCGGTCCAGCGGATCGGTCCCCGGCGCTTGATTCGCGTCGGCTGGGTTTGCTATGCCCTGGTTTACGGGGGCTTTGCGCTGGCCACACAGTGGTGGCATGCCTGGCTGCTGTTTGCCGCGTATGCGATCTTCTACGCACTGACCGAGCCTGCGGAAAAGACGCTGGTCGCCAACCTGGTGGCGGCGCAGCAGCGCGGGCAGGCCTTTGGCTGGTTCAATTTCTCGTTGGGGGTCGCGGCGCTCCCGGCTAGCCTGTTGTTCGGCTGGCTCTACGACGAGTATGGCGCCGCTGGCGCCTTTGGCTTTGGTGCGGGCGTGGCGATCTTCGCGGCCGTGCTGCTAGGCCTCGTACACGAATCGCGGGGGGATGCATGA
- a CDS encoding SGNH/GDSL hydrolase family protein encodes MTRPQRLMLGVALLVSAATVVDVATTWLARRDLEDFDLVVAVVAAALSGICILRRAAAIRIATTTVAFTTALVLVELAFTALAAWFVPGSAAGPWYVWPPNYTCVVTPGDALGVAPQGRFSTNALGLRGPTLPQQGDYRILCVGGSTTECLYLDDARTWPAVLSRELGGARRHVWVGNAGRSGLTTVDHLTLLENWSPAATMDCWVVLCGVNDLGLQLNGTYDAEVARSWERTFAYRRPGWSAPWARPLYRNLYTWTLAARGGDRLKRLVRGTSREAQQDVKAAWLAHLRRERQAGTRSDELPDLQPFLVAYERNLRRLIDLARQRHVRLVFLTQPVLWQEPMSSELEALCWGGRCPDGRYRSTAVLSRAMAAYNDRLRQVCRAESVECVDLAEQVAPSTATFYDDCHFNDHGADTVGRLVAVQVGQALPQVSGAPDALPDPVYSGPDTAEFFDPSLVAPRLTEVVVSLRNARKSASRPHPGGAGK; translated from the coding sequence ATGACACGACCACAACGGCTGATGTTGGGTGTGGCGCTGCTGGTCAGCGCGGCGACCGTCGTCGACGTGGCAACCACCTGGCTGGCGCGCCGCGACTTGGAAGATTTCGACCTTGTCGTCGCCGTCGTTGCGGCGGCACTTTCGGGAATCTGCATTCTCCGTCGGGCCGCGGCGATTCGCATCGCGACGACCACGGTCGCGTTTACGACGGCGCTGGTGTTGGTGGAGCTCGCGTTCACTGCGCTGGCCGCCTGGTTCGTGCCCGGAAGCGCTGCCGGGCCGTGGTATGTGTGGCCGCCCAATTACACGTGCGTCGTCACGCCGGGCGATGCGCTTGGAGTAGCGCCGCAAGGCCGGTTTTCTACCAATGCTCTCGGCCTGCGCGGACCCACGCTGCCGCAACAGGGCGACTATCGCATTCTCTGTGTCGGCGGCAGCACGACCGAGTGCCTGTATCTCGACGATGCGCGTACCTGGCCCGCCGTGTTGAGTCGCGAGCTAGGCGGTGCGCGCCGACACGTTTGGGTCGGTAACGCCGGGCGCAGCGGGCTCACGACGGTCGACCATCTGACGTTGCTCGAAAACTGGTCGCCCGCGGCGACCATGGACTGCTGGGTCGTGCTCTGCGGCGTCAACGATCTGGGGCTGCAATTGAACGGTACCTATGACGCCGAGGTCGCCCGGTCTTGGGAACGCACGTTTGCTTATCGGCGGCCCGGCTGGTCCGCGCCTTGGGCACGACCGTTGTATCGCAATCTCTATACCTGGACCTTGGCCGCGCGCGGGGGCGATCGGCTGAAACGACTCGTGCGCGGAACCTCGCGCGAAGCGCAGCAGGATGTGAAGGCCGCCTGGCTCGCCCATCTCCGCCGCGAGCGGCAGGCGGGCACTCGAAGCGACGAACTGCCCGACCTGCAACCGTTCCTCGTGGCGTATGAAAGAAACCTGCGCCGCCTGATCGACCTGGCGCGCCAGCGGCACGTACGGCTGGTGTTTCTGACGCAGCCGGTGCTTTGGCAAGAGCCTATGTCGAGTGAGCTCGAGGCGTTGTGCTGGGGAGGACGATGCCCTGACGGTCGGTATCGGAGCACGGCCGTCTTGTCGCGCGCCATGGCGGCCTATAATGACAGGCTGCGGCAGGTCTGTCGCGCTGAGTCCGTAGAATGCGTCGATTTGGCGGAGCAAGTGGCGCCTTCGACGGCAACGTTTTACGACGATTGCCATTTCAACGATCACGGCGCCGATACCGTCGGACGTCTGGTCGCCGTCCAGGTGGGGCAAGCCCTGCCGCAGGTGTCCGGCGCGCCGGACGCGCTCCCCGATCCTGTGTACAGCGGCCCCGATACGGCGGAATTTTTCGATCCCTCCTTGGTAGCCCCCCGCTTGACCGAAGTCGTTGTATCCCTTAGAAATGCGCGGAAATCTGCCAGCCGACCGCACCCTGGTGGAGCGGGCAAGTAG
- a CDS encoding terpene cyclase/mutase family protein, with product MRLLAVLHCMLLLALAHDAQSSEVDDADTIQRGLEFLARDAVAWKQEYDCTSCHHASLVVCAMQEARQANRKIDEPLLLELTTWLAQAGDGKFHMDRPAAAPRAASPKAIYFALALSADPTPSPAAQEGLKKILATLEDEQTAEGSWLAWPKTRPPLFGESDVSLTALATLAVLPAAASGDARATQARDHAVNWLNTAAPDDELQSTALRLVLWARLDRPQAEQEPMVRRILDSQRADGGWAQAPGLDSDAWATGQALYALTIASDPTGKVAVERGEAFLARTQRADGSWAMASRPTEPGGNGSENLVPITGAGSAWAVLGLIRSASFPAPVEQAP from the coding sequence GACTTCTCGCGGTCTTGCATTGCATGCTCCTGCTGGCGCTGGCCCATGACGCTCAATCGAGCGAGGTCGATGACGCCGACACGATTCAGCGCGGCCTTGAATTCCTGGCTCGTGACGCGGTCGCTTGGAAACAGGAGTACGACTGCACTTCGTGTCATCATGCCAGCCTGGTCGTATGTGCCATGCAGGAAGCGAGGCAGGCCAATCGAAAGATCGACGAGCCCCTCCTCCTGGAATTGACGACTTGGCTCGCGCAGGCGGGGGACGGCAAGTTTCACATGGATCGCCCGGCGGCGGCGCCTCGTGCCGCGAGCCCCAAGGCCATCTATTTCGCGCTCGCTCTTAGCGCCGATCCCACACCTTCCCCGGCAGCGCAAGAGGGCCTGAAAAAAATCTTGGCGACCCTCGAGGATGAGCAAACCGCCGAGGGCTCCTGGTTGGCCTGGCCGAAGACAAGGCCACCCCTCTTCGGCGAGTCCGACGTCAGCCTCACCGCACTCGCGACTTTGGCCGTGTTGCCGGCTGCCGCGAGCGGTGACGCGCGGGCCACGCAGGCGCGCGATCACGCGGTCAACTGGCTGAACACCGCAGCTCCTGACGACGAATTGCAGTCCACCGCCCTCCGACTGGTGCTCTGGGCAAGACTCGATCGTCCCCAGGCGGAGCAGGAGCCCATGGTTCGTCGCATCCTTGACTCTCAGCGCGCAGACGGCGGTTGGGCCCAGGCGCCCGGGTTGGACAGCGACGCTTGGGCAACCGGCCAAGCGCTCTATGCCTTGACGATTGCCAGTGATCCGACAGGCAAGGTGGCCGTCGAGCGCGGTGAGGCGTTTCTGGCCAGGACGCAGCGCGCGGACGGCTCCTGGGCGATGGCTTCTCGGCCTACAGAACCAGGAGGAAACGGGAGCGAGAATCTGGTGCCGATCACTGGCGCGGGCAGCGCTTGGGCCGTGCTCGGCTTGATCCGCAGCGCGAGTTTCCCTGCGCCGGTCGAGCAAGCTCCTTGA